A region of Veillonellaceae bacterium DNA encodes the following proteins:
- a CDS encoding amidohydrolase, with protein MYEKEVKEKTSQILPKVVGWRRHFHEYPEVSGEEKETSLYIQQVLTELGIPFETGFFGTAVLGTIKGDLPGKTVALRADMDALPVTELTGLPFASKNKGVMHACGHDGHMSILLGAAAVLQSMKSQLHGTVKLVFQPAEEEASIGGGRHIAASGKLDDIEEIYGLHVWPELPVGQVGLKKGNLMAASDRFYVHVKGKSTHAAQPHNGTDALVAAAHFIIDVQTLISREMNPMENVVCTIGLMNAGTRYNVGVEDAYLEGTVRTYTPALRDKMEQRLGELLKGLDYTFGTHSELNYVRGHSATINTPEKIDFLDDVAKTYIGKEHITHPEFPSMCAEDFSYYLEKFPGAFLWLGTGKEGTPALHNASFALDESILPLGIIMEAGACLEALAKE; from the coding sequence ATGTACGAAAAGGAAGTCAAGGAAAAAACATCGCAGATCCTGCCAAAGGTGGTGGGATGGAGACGACACTTCCATGAATATCCTGAAGTGTCCGGAGAAGAAAAAGAGACTTCCCTTTATATCCAGCAGGTCCTCACTGAACTCGGCATCCCTTTCGAAACAGGATTCTTCGGAACGGCAGTCCTAGGGACGATCAAAGGCGATCTTCCCGGAAAGACCGTAGCCCTCAGAGCCGACATGGATGCCCTCCCCGTCACCGAACTGACAGGCCTGCCCTTTGCTTCGAAAAACAAAGGCGTCATGCACGCATGCGGCCACGACGGCCACATGTCCATCCTTCTCGGTGCTGCCGCTGTCCTCCAGTCCATGAAGAGCCAGCTCCACGGCACTGTGAAGCTCGTATTCCAGCCGGCTGAAGAAGAAGCCTCCATCGGAGGCGGACGCCACATCGCTGCTTCCGGCAAGCTCGATGACATCGAAGAAATCTACGGCCTCCACGTATGGCCTGAACTTCCCGTCGGACAGGTCGGACTGAAAAAAGGAAATCTCATGGCAGCATCCGATCGTTTCTACGTCCATGTCAAAGGGAAATCCACCCACGCAGCACAGCCGCACAATGGCACTGATGCCCTCGTAGCCGCCGCCCACTTCATCATCGACGTGCAGACACTCATTTCCCGTGAGATGAATCCGATGGAAAACGTCGTATGCACCATCGGCCTCATGAATGCAGGCACCCGCTACAACGTAGGCGTCGAAGATGCTTACCTCGAAGGCACCGTCCGTACTTACACACCTGCCCTTCGCGACAAGATGGAACAGCGTCTGGGAGAACTCCTCAAAGGGCTCGACTACACGTTTGGCACCCATTCCGAACTGAACTACGTACGCGGCCACAGCGCCACGATCAATACACCGGAAAAGATCGACTTCCTCGATGACGTCGCCAAGACCTACATCGGCAAGGAACACATCACCCATCCGGAATTCCCGTCCATGTGCGCAGAAGACTTCTCCTACTACCTTGAAAAATTCCCCGGCGCCTTCCTCTGGCTCGGTACCGGCAAGGAAGGGACTCCTGCCCTGCACAATGCAAGCTTCGCTTTAGACGAATCCATCCTTCCACTGGGCATCATCATGGAAGCAGGCGCCTGCCTCGAAGCTTTAGCCAAAGAATAA
- the argF gene encoding ornithine carbamoyltransferase encodes MMKSLLNKPFLSMTDYTPEEFAYYLDLAAALKKDKKEGKEIQTLKGKNFALIFEKDSTRTRCAFEVAARDQGAFTTYLGPTGSQIGKKESIADTARVLASMFDAIEYRGFKQSAVEELAAKAGVPVWNGLTDYDHPTQTLANFLTLKEHFKKPLNELSFAYVGHGQSNMAHALMAGAALAGMDFRIIGPAQFFPEDDFLAKCQKIAEKTGATFTFTDDPIEGVKGLDVIYTGVWVTMGDPYELWGERIKLFMPYRITMDIIKNTGNPDTVFCHCLPAFHNTETKVGKDIYERFGLDGIEVTDDVFEAPFSLAFQEAANRLPTIKAVMVASFAEYPIHE; translated from the coding sequence ATCATGAAAAGCTTACTCAATAAACCGTTCCTGAGCATGACCGACTACACACCCGAAGAATTCGCATACTACCTGGACCTCGCAGCCGCTCTTAAAAAAGACAAAAAAGAAGGCAAGGAAATCCAGACACTGAAGGGCAAGAACTTCGCCCTCATCTTCGAAAAGGATTCCACACGAACCCGCTGTGCATTCGAAGTCGCTGCCAGAGACCAGGGCGCTTTCACCACATACCTCGGACCGACAGGCAGCCAGATCGGCAAGAAAGAATCCATTGCCGACACCGCCCGCGTCCTCGCATCCATGTTCGACGCGATCGAATACAGAGGCTTCAAGCAGTCCGCTGTCGAAGAACTCGCAGCCAAGGCAGGCGTTCCCGTCTGGAACGGCCTCACCGACTACGACCACCCGACACAGACCCTCGCCAATTTCCTGACGCTGAAGGAACATTTCAAGAAACCGCTGAATGAACTCTCCTTCGCTTACGTCGGACACGGACAGTCCAACATGGCGCACGCCCTCATGGCCGGCGCAGCCCTTGCAGGCATGGACTTCCGCATCATCGGGCCCGCCCAGTTCTTCCCTGAAGACGATTTCCTCGCCAAATGCCAGAAAATTGCAGAGAAGACCGGTGCTACCTTCACCTTCACCGACGATCCCATCGAAGGCGTCAAAGGCCTCGACGTCATCTACACCGGAGTCTGGGTCACCATGGGCGACCCCTACGAACTCTGGGGCGAACGCATCAAACTCTTCATGCCATACCGCATCACGATGGACATAATCAAGAACACCGGAAATCCGGACACCGTCTTCTGCCACTGCCTCCCGGCCTTCCATAATACCGAGACAAAAGTCGGCAAGGACATCTACGAAAGATTCGGCCTCGACGGCATCGAAGTCACAGACGACGTCTTCGAAGCGCCGTTCTCCCTGGCCTTCCAGGAAGCCGCCAACAGGCTCCCGACCATCAAAGCCGTGATGGTCGCCTCATTTGCCGAGTATCCCATTCATGAATAA
- the argC gene encoding N-acetyl-gamma-glutamyl-phosphate reductase: MTQKSLPKVFIVGESGTTGLRLHDRLSGRKDIDLLSLPEDKKKDIDTIVSFAKEADIMFLCLPDDASREIVKATEGTGIRILDTSTAHRTKEDWVYGFPELSEQQKDAIAKADKVAVPGCHASGVISILYPLVKAGVLPINYPLHCFSLTGYSGGGKSMIKDYEENMREELKAPRQYGLSQKHKHLPEITKVCKLCEEPIFSPIVADYVAGMQVTIGFHTHFLQLPCGLPGSVDIDDFHEIYKRCYNGSNIVKISDLTTDETNGLFLNANKDAGKDSLTIYIAGNDDRILVLASFDNLGKGASGAAIECMNIMLGFPAETGLVL, translated from the coding sequence ATGACACAGAAATCACTGCCAAAAGTCTTTATCGTCGGAGAATCAGGAACCACGGGCCTCCGCCTGCATGACCGCCTGTCCGGCAGAAAAGACATCGACCTTCTTTCCCTTCCCGAAGACAAGAAAAAGGACATCGATACCATCGTTTCCTTCGCCAAGGAAGCCGACATCATGTTCCTCTGCCTTCCGGATGATGCATCCAGGGAAATCGTCAAAGCCACCGAAGGCACAGGCATCCGCATCCTCGACACCTCGACTGCCCACCGGACGAAAGAGGACTGGGTCTACGGATTCCCTGAACTTTCCGAGCAGCAGAAAGACGCCATCGCCAAAGCGGATAAAGTCGCAGTCCCTGGCTGCCACGCATCCGGCGTCATTTCCATCCTCTACCCGCTCGTCAAAGCCGGCGTCCTCCCGATCAATTACCCGCTCCACTGCTTCTCCCTCACCGGTTACAGCGGCGGCGGCAAATCCATGATCAAGGACTACGAAGAAAACATGAGAGAAGAACTCAAGGCACCCCGCCAGTACGGACTCTCCCAGAAGCACAAGCACCTTCCGGAAATCACGAAAGTCTGCAAACTCTGCGAAGAACCGATCTTCTCGCCAATCGTAGCCGACTATGTGGCCGGCATGCAGGTCACCATCGGCTTCCACACCCATTTCCTGCAGCTCCCCTGCGGACTTCCCGGATCCGTCGACATCGACGATTTCCATGAAATCTACAAACGCTGCTACAACGGTTCCAATATCGTCAAAATTTCTGATCTTACCACCGACGAAACGAACGGCCTCTTCCTCAATGCGAACAAGGATGCCGGCAAAGACAGCCTCACCATCTACATCGCAGGAAACGACGACCGCATCCTCGTCCTCGCCTCCTTTGACAACCTCGGCAAAGGCGCTTCCGGAGCTGCCATCGAATGCATGAACATCATGCTCGGCTTCCCGGCAGAGACCGGCCTTGTCCTCTAA
- the argB gene encoding acetylglutamate kinase, whose protein sequence is MNQASNAVRAEILTQAIPYIKEYAGKYVVAKYGGNAMTDPELKKSVMQDILLLRLVGVNVILVHGGGPDINHMLDALHIESHFVNGLRVTTEDTMEVVQMVLAGKINKGLVAELTALGGKAAGLCGIDGNLIHVHTKDPALGLVGEIDAVNKGIIDNLLAGGYIPVISSVGIDDKGQPHNINADTAATEIAAALNAECLVFMSNIDGVLKDKDNPCSLIKSLTVEETEALKKDGTIAGGMIPKVDGCTDAIKGGVKKVFIINGEIPHALLIELLTDEGLGTMFSA, encoded by the coding sequence ATGAACCAGGCAAGCAATGCAGTACGCGCCGAGATCCTCACCCAGGCGATCCCGTACATCAAAGAATACGCAGGAAAATACGTCGTTGCCAAGTACGGCGGAAATGCAATGACCGATCCGGAACTGAAGAAATCCGTCATGCAGGACATCCTTCTTCTCCGCCTCGTCGGCGTCAATGTCATCCTCGTCCATGGAGGCGGCCCTGACATCAACCATATGCTGGATGCCCTCCACATCGAATCCCACTTCGTGAACGGTCTCCGCGTCACGACCGAAGACACCATGGAAGTCGTGCAGATGGTCCTTGCCGGCAAGATCAATAAAGGCCTCGTCGCTGAACTCACAGCCCTTGGCGGAAAGGCAGCCGGCCTCTGCGGCATCGACGGCAACCTCATCCACGTCCACACCAAGGACCCGGCCCTCGGCCTTGTAGGAGAAATCGACGCCGTCAATAAAGGCATCATCGACAACCTCCTCGCCGGCGGCTACATCCCCGTCATTTCCTCCGTCGGCATCGACGACAAAGGACAGCCGCACAACATCAATGCCGACACAGCAGCCACTGAAATCGCAGCTGCCCTGAACGCCGAATGTCTCGTCTTCATGAGCAACATCGACGGCGTCCTCAAGGACAAGGACAACCCCTGCAGCCTCATCAAGTCCCTCACCGTCGAAGAGACGGAAGCCTTGAAGAAAGACGGCACCATCGCAGGCGGCATGATCCCCAAAGTCGACGGATGCACCGACGCCATCAAAGGCGGCGTCAAGAAAGTCTTCATCATCAATGGAGAGATCCCGCACGCTCTCCTCATCGAACTCTTAACCGACGAAGGACTCGGAACCATGTTCTCCGCCTGA
- a CDS encoding aspartate aminotransferase family protein → MNTFEKDKTYITHTYNRYPVCFVKGEGSHLYDDKGKEYIDMGTGIGVDVLGISYEPWIEAVTKQLHTLNHVSNLFYTMPQTDLAQALCEKTGMKDVFFSNSGAEANECAIKGARKYSIDKYGKDRTTIVTLINSFHGRTITTLAATGQDVFHQNFFPLTEGFLYTPANDLDAFIKLCEAHPEICAVMVEPIQGEGGVHPLDKDFFEGVGAYAKEHDILLVVDEVQTGNGRTGKLYGYMNYDVTPDIISTAKGLGGGLPIGATLFGEKTKDVLSSGTHGSTFGGNPIVCAGALAILDHIDDKLLDSVTEKGKFIKESFEGAKGVKSVAGMGLMWGIEPEKDVSTIVPKLLEKGVVVLTAKEKIRLLPALNIPEEDLEKAVSIMKEVLAED, encoded by the coding sequence ATGAATACATTTGAAAAAGACAAGACCTACATCACCCATACCTACAACAGATACCCCGTATGCTTCGTCAAGGGAGAAGGATCCCACCTCTATGACGACAAAGGCAAAGAATACATCGACATGGGCACCGGCATAGGCGTCGACGTCCTCGGCATTTCCTACGAACCCTGGATCGAAGCCGTCACCAAACAGCTCCATACCCTGAACCACGTATCCAACCTTTTCTACACCATGCCCCAGACAGACCTGGCACAGGCGCTCTGCGAAAAGACAGGCATGAAGGACGTATTCTTCTCCAACTCCGGCGCTGAAGCCAATGAATGCGCCATCAAGGGAGCCAGAAAATACTCCATCGACAAGTACGGCAAGGACAGAACCACCATCGTCACCCTGATCAACAGCTTCCACGGCCGTACCATCACCACCCTCGCCGCAACCGGCCAGGACGTATTCCACCAGAACTTCTTCCCCCTGACAGAAGGATTCCTCTACACACCGGCCAATGACCTCGATGCCTTCATCAAACTCTGCGAAGCCCATCCGGAAATCTGCGCCGTCATGGTAGAACCTATCCAGGGCGAAGGCGGCGTCCATCCCCTCGATAAAGACTTCTTCGAAGGCGTCGGCGCTTATGCCAAGGAACATGACATCCTTCTCGTCGTCGACGAAGTACAGACAGGAAACGGCCGTACAGGAAAACTCTACGGCTACATGAACTACGACGTCACCCCGGACATCATCTCCACCGCCAAAGGCCTGGGCGGCGGCCTTCCGATCGGAGCCACCCTCTTTGGAGAAAAAACAAAAGACGTCCTCTCCAGCGGCACCCACGGCTCCACCTTCGGCGGCAACCCGATCGTCTGCGCAGGCGCCCTCGCCATCCTTGATCACATCGATGACAAGCTCCTTGATTCCGTCACTGAAAAAGGCAAATTCATCAAAGAAAGCTTCGAAGGTGCCAAAGGCGTCAAATCCGTAGCAGGCATGGGCCTCATGTGGGGCATCGAACCAGAAAAAGACGTCTCCACTATCGTTCCCAAACTCCTTGAAAAAGGCGTCGTCGTACTGACAGCGAAAGAAAAAATCCGTCTCCTCCCTGCGCTCAACATTCCTGAAGAAGACCTTGAAAAAGCAGTCTCCATCATGAAAGAAGTTCTCGCAGAAGACTAA